The Bacteroides sp. AN502(2024) DNA segment ACAAGTTTGTAACCAGCCGTTCGCAATCCGCTAAATATAGTACAGACTGTTGGCTTTCATTCTCAAATATTTATTCATGGAGAAATAAGCACATAGCCACGTTATTACAATTCCAAAAGCCAATACACTTGCACAGACAATCAACATGACTCCGGGCGTGATGACCTGAAGCAATTCCTGTTCATACGTCACTGCCCAATAGGCGGTTCCCATCAATACGGAATCGGCAACGATGGCTGCCAGTATTCCGCTCCATACATTCTTTCGAAGGAATGGTCCCCGGATGAATCCCCAACTCGCCCCCACCAGTTTCATCGTATGAATGAGGAAGCGTTTCGAGTAGATGGCCAACCTTATCGTATTGTTTATCAAGGCAAAAGAAATAAATGTGAGCACCACTGCCAGAGCGAGTAGCACCAGACTGATATTTCGTATATTGTCATTCACCGCGTCAATCAGTTCCTTTCGATAGAGCACATCTTGTATGTTGGTATTCTTTGTAATCATTTTCTCTATCTTCGCAATGCTGTCGGAATTAGCATAGTCGGAATGGAGCTTGATTTCGATAGAAGCGGTAAAGGGGTTATAGCCCAGAAAATCTTCCGGGTCGGTTCCCATCGCCTCCGTCTGCTCTTTCAATGCTTGTTTTTTAGAGATGTATTCGGATTGTTTCACGAAAGGTTCCTGATTCAGTTTCTTCTGAAGTTTCAGTATATCCGCCTCTTTCATATCGTCACTGATAAGAACGGAGAAACTGATATTCTCGCGGACGTATACAGAAAGATTGTGCGCCGTCAATACGAAAAAGACAACCAGCCCTAA contains these protein-coding regions:
- a CDS encoding cell division protein FtsX, whose translation is MGNQKKYKSGSIFDMQFITSSISTTLVLLLLGLVVFFVLTAHNLSVYVRENISFSVLISDDMKEADILKLQKKLNQEPFVKQSEYISKKQALKEQTEAMGTDPEDFLGYNPFTASIEIKLHSDYANSDSIAKIEKMITKNTNIQDVLYRKELIDAVNDNIRNISLVLLALAVVLTFISFALINNTIRLAIYSKRFLIHTMKLVGASWGFIRGPFLRKNVWSGILAAIVADSVLMGTAYWAVTYEQELLQVITPGVMLIVCASVLAFGIVITWLCAYFSMNKYLRMKANSLYYI